In Zingiber officinale cultivar Zhangliang chromosome 8B, Zo_v1.1, whole genome shotgun sequence, a single genomic region encodes these proteins:
- the LOC122015874 gene encoding purine permease 3-like, giving the protein MEVEESQQLSQMKPIVSKRLKTTLRLLSFSSLIAGGVGAAITIRVYYLHGGSRKWLTSWLQTAAWPLTLLPLAISYFYRCRLSADAAAPRPKLCLSSRVVFIAGAVLGLLMGLDDFFYAYGAAYLPVSTSSIIVSSQLAFTSPFAFAIVKQRFTAYSLNAVALLIAGAVLLGLAADGDRPPGESSKEYFAGFFMMLAAAALYGLVLPLVELTYAKAAAKQGAVSYTLAMELQLLIGIFATALCTVGMIANNDFQAMRREGKDFGLGELKYYMVLVWSAILCELLLLGTIGTIFYDSALLAGIILAVCLPITEVFAVIFLHEPFSGQKGVALALSLWGFASYFYGEYKKGKEKKNETILEPTLEVSAN; this is encoded by the exons ATGGAGGTAGAAGAATCCCAGCAGCTGTCGCAAATGAAGCCGATTGTGAGCAAACGCCTGAAGACCACTCTCCGGCTGCTCAGCTTCTCCAGTCTGATCGCCGGCGGCGTTGGTGCCGCGATCACAATCCGCGTCTACTACCTCCATGGCGGCAGCCGTAAGTGGCTCACCAGCTGGCTCCAGACCGCTGCCTGGCCGCTCACCCTCCTCCCCCTCGCCATCTCCTACTTCTACCGCTGCCGCCTCAGTGCCGACGCAGCAGCACCGCGGCCCAAGCTCTGCCTCTCGTCCCGTGTCGTCTTCATCGCCGGCGCCGTACTGGGCCTACTCATGGGCCTAGACGATTTCTTCTACGCCTACGGCGCCGCCTACCTCCCTGTCTCTACCTCCTCCATCATCGTGTCTTCGCAGCTGGCCTTCACGTCGCCCTTCGCCTTCGCGATCGTGAAGCAGAGGTTCACGGCATACTCGCTGAACGCTGTCGCCCTGCTCATCGCGGGGGCGGTGCTTCTGGGGCTGGCGGCCGACGGGGATCGCCCGCCGGGGGAGTCGAGCAAGGAGTACTTCGCGGGCTTCTTCATGATGCTAGCGGCGGCGGCGCTCTACGGCCTGGTACTTCCCCTGGTGGAGTTAACCTACGCCAAGGCAGCTGCCAAGCAGGGGGCGGTGAGCTACACGCTGGCGATGGAGCTGCAACTGCTGATCGGAATCTTCGCTACCGCCCTATGCACCGTAGGGATGATCGCCAACAACGACTTCCAA GCGATGCGACGAGAAGGGAAAGACTTTGGACTCGGGGAGTTGAAGTACTACATGGTGTTGGTTTGGTCCGCGATCTTGTGCGAGTTGCTACTGTTGGGCACGATCGGAACCATCTTCTACGACTCTGCACTGCTCGCCGGGATCATATTGGCGGTTTGCCTACCCATAACAGAGGTTTTCGCAGTCATCTTCCTGCACGAGCCATTCAGTGGACAAAAGGGAGTGGCTTTGGCGTTGTCCTTGTGGGGCTTCGCCTCCTACTTCTACGGAGAGTACAAGAagggaaaggagaagaagaatgaGACGATACTGGAACCAACGCTTGAGGTCTCTGCAAATTAA
- the LOC122015875 gene encoding cyclin-D4-1-like isoform X2, whose protein sequence is MAPSYDYASSVLLCVEDNSCILGFDDDGFGAEEDNQIICLSEAQRCRFNGDPFIILPPQSDDYLGVLIQRESEYMPREDYGVRLRSEALDSSIRRDAVDWIMKVHDHYNFGPSSAYLSVNYLDRFLSNYELPKDKAWMTQLLSVACLSLAAKMEETEVPLSLDLQVGEAKYVFEARTIQRMELLVLSTLKWRMQAVTPFSFIDFFLHKFSGVSVLDKVAVSRSIALILTIIRGTDFLAFRSSEIASAISLLVLETVDIEKAVAGCSYVSKEKVIRCYGMIKDVESMSISQLKYDNISFFYTPQSPINVLDAACLSYNSDETNGESQRSNHNSSGSKRRKISRT, encoded by the exons ATGGCTCCAAGCTATGACTATGCCTCTTCTGTCCTCCTCTGCGTCGAGGACAACAGTTGCATCCTGGGCTTCGATGACGACGGCTTCGGCGCAGAGGAGGATAATCAGATTATTTGTCTTTCTGAAGCACAAAGGTGCCGTTTTAACGGAGATCCCTTCATCATTTTGCCGCCGCAATCGGATGATTACTTGGGTGTTTTGATTCAGAGGGAGTCAGAGTATATGCCGAGGGAAGACTACGGTGTGAGGTTAAGGTCTGAGGCATTGGACTCCTCCATTCGCAGAGATGCAGTGGATTGGATTATGAAG GTCCATGACCATTATAATTTTGGGCCTTCGAGTGCCTACTTATCTGTGAATTACTTGGATCGGTTTCTCTCCAACTATGAGCTTCCT AAAGATAAGGCTTGGATGACACAGCTCCTATCTGTAGCCTGCTTATCCTTGGCAGCCAAAATGGAGGAAACTGAAGTTCCCTTGTCATTGGATTTGCAG GTTGGTGAAGCCAAATATGTGTTTGAGGCTAGAACTATTCAGAGAATGGAGCTTCTGGTTTTGAGTACCCTTAAATGGAGGATGCAAGCTGTAACTCCTTTCTCTTTTATTGATTTCTTCCTTCACAAATTTAGTGGTGTAAGTGTGCTAGATAAAGTGGCTGTCTCTCGATCGATTGCACTCATATTGACTATTATTAGAG GAACTGATTTCTTAGCATTCAGATCTTCTGAAATTGCTTCAGCTATTTCGCTGCTAGTTCTAGAAACTGTGGATATTGAGAAAGCAGTGGCTGGTTGCAGCTATGTTTCTAAG GAGAAGGTCATTAGATGCTATGGAATGATTAAGGATGTGGAATCGATGAGTATTAGCCAGCTTAAATATGACAATATCTCATTTTTCTATACGCCACAAAGCCCGATCAATGTTCTTGATGCTGCATGCTTGAGCTATAATAGTGATGAAACGAATGGTGAGTCACAGAGAAGCAATCATAATTCTTCTGGTAGTAAGAGAAGGAAAATAAGCAGGACCTGA
- the LOC122015875 gene encoding cyclin-D3-1-like isoform X1 — MAPSYDYASSVLLCVEDNSCILGFDDDGFGAEEDNQIICLSEAQRCRFNGDPFIILPPQSDDYLGVLIQRESEYMPREDYGVRLRSEALDSSIRRDAVDWIMKVHDHYNFGPSSAYLSVNYLDRFLSNYELPKDKAWMTQLLSVACLSLAAKMEETEVPLSLDLQVAKVGEAKYVFEARTIQRMELLVLSTLKWRMQAVTPFSFIDFFLHKFSGVSVLDKVAVSRSIALILTIIRGTDFLAFRSSEIASAISLLVLETVDIEKAVAGCSYVSKEKVIRCYGMIKDVESMSISQLKYDNISFFYTPQSPINVLDAACLSYNSDETNGESQRSNHNSSGSKRRKISRT, encoded by the exons ATGGCTCCAAGCTATGACTATGCCTCTTCTGTCCTCCTCTGCGTCGAGGACAACAGTTGCATCCTGGGCTTCGATGACGACGGCTTCGGCGCAGAGGAGGATAATCAGATTATTTGTCTTTCTGAAGCACAAAGGTGCCGTTTTAACGGAGATCCCTTCATCATTTTGCCGCCGCAATCGGATGATTACTTGGGTGTTTTGATTCAGAGGGAGTCAGAGTATATGCCGAGGGAAGACTACGGTGTGAGGTTAAGGTCTGAGGCATTGGACTCCTCCATTCGCAGAGATGCAGTGGATTGGATTATGAAG GTCCATGACCATTATAATTTTGGGCCTTCGAGTGCCTACTTATCTGTGAATTACTTGGATCGGTTTCTCTCCAACTATGAGCTTCCT AAAGATAAGGCTTGGATGACACAGCTCCTATCTGTAGCCTGCTTATCCTTGGCAGCCAAAATGGAGGAAACTGAAGTTCCCTTGTCATTGGATTTGCAGGTGGCCAAG GTTGGTGAAGCCAAATATGTGTTTGAGGCTAGAACTATTCAGAGAATGGAGCTTCTGGTTTTGAGTACCCTTAAATGGAGGATGCAAGCTGTAACTCCTTTCTCTTTTATTGATTTCTTCCTTCACAAATTTAGTGGTGTAAGTGTGCTAGATAAAGTGGCTGTCTCTCGATCGATTGCACTCATATTGACTATTATTAGAG GAACTGATTTCTTAGCATTCAGATCTTCTGAAATTGCTTCAGCTATTTCGCTGCTAGTTCTAGAAACTGTGGATATTGAGAAAGCAGTGGCTGGTTGCAGCTATGTTTCTAAG GAGAAGGTCATTAGATGCTATGGAATGATTAAGGATGTGGAATCGATGAGTATTAGCCAGCTTAAATATGACAATATCTCATTTTTCTATACGCCACAAAGCCCGATCAATGTTCTTGATGCTGCATGCTTGAGCTATAATAGTGATGAAACGAATGGTGAGTCACAGAGAAGCAATCATAATTCTTCTGGTAGTAAGAGAAGGAAAATAAGCAGGACCTGA